Proteins encoded in a region of the Salvelinus fontinalis isolate EN_2023a chromosome 17, ASM2944872v1, whole genome shotgun sequence genome:
- the LOC129813898 gene encoding endothelin receptor type B-like — MAKTLFICFPLVLLAGHLLVVTGQATRTPVSQNARPDVHPSATQKPVISGREDRFNANVSTARRMRLLPPMCSGPTEIRDTFKYINTVVSCLVFVVGIIGNSTLLRIIYRNKCMRNGPNILIGSLALGDLLHIVIDIPINVYKLLAEDWPFGVALCKLVPFVQKASVGITVLSLCALSIDRYRAVASWNRIKGIGVPMWTAIEIALIWLLSILLAVPEAIAFDMIAMDYKGEHLRICLLHPMQNSDFMRFYKSAKDWWLFSVYFCLPLAVTAVFYTLMTCEMLRKKNGVQIALSDHLKQRREVAKTVFCLVLVFALCWLPLHLSRILKLTIYDEKDPNRCELLSFFLVLDYIGINMASLNSCINPIALYMVSKRFKSCFRSCLCCWCLPAEMLMDEKQSCMKLKVSDRASDQSNSRATNKYTSA, encoded by the exons ATGGCGAAGACCTTGTTCATCTGTTTCCCACTGGTTCTCCTGGCGGGACATCTCCTCGTGGTTACCGGACAAGCCACCCGAACACCGGTTTCGCAAAACGCGCGCCCAGACGTCCATCCGTCCGCCACCCAGAAACCAGTAATCTCTGGTAGAGAGGACAGGTTCAACGCCAATGTCTCCACTGCTCGGCGTATGCGACTTTTACCACCGATGTGCTCGGGACCCACCGAGATCAGAGACACATTTAAGTACATCAACACGGTAGTGTCATGTCTCGTGTTTGTTGTCGGTATTATCGGGAACTCCACGCTCCTCAGAATCATTTACCGGAACAAGTGCATGCGCAACGGGCCCAATATTCTCATCGGCAGCCTGGCGCTGGGAGACCTGCTGCACATTGTGATCGATATTCCCATTAACGTGTACAAG CTCCTAGCGGAGGACTGGCCATTTGGTGTGGCTCTGTGTAAACTGGTGCCTTTTGTCCAGAAAGCTTCAGTGGGCATTACTGTGCTGAGCCTGTGTGCTCTGAGCAtcgacag GTACCGAGCAGTAGCGTCGTGGAACCGTATCAAGGGGATCGGTGTTCCCATGTGGACGGCTATAGAGATCGCACTCATCTGGCTGCTGTCCATCCTGCTGGCTGTCCCTGAAGCTATAGCCTTCGACATGATCGCCATGGACTACAAAGGAGAGCACCTCCGCATCTGTCTGCTACACCCCATGCAGAATTCAGACTTTATGagg TTCTATAAGTCAGCTAAGGACTGGTGGCTGTTCAGTGTGTATTTCTGCCTTCCTCTGGCCGTTACCGCCGTCTTCTACACCCTGATGACTTGTGAGATGCTGAGGAAGAAGAACGGAGTCCAGATCGCCCTGAGTGACCATCTCAAACAG aggcGTGAGGTGGCTAAGACAGTGTTCTGCCTGGTGTTGGTGTTTGCCCTGTGCTGGTTGCCTCTCCATCTCAGCCGCATCCTCAAGCTCACCATCTATGATGAGAAAGACCCTAACCGCTGTGAACTGCTCAG TTTCTTCTTGGTTCTGGACTACATCGGGATCAACATGGCGTCTCTTAACTCCTGCATCAACCCCATCGCTCTCTACATGGTCAGCAAGCGTTTCAAGAGCTGCTTCAGG tCATGTCTGTGTTGCTGGTGTCTGCCAGCTGAGATGTTGATGGATGAGAAACAGTCCTGTATGAAGCTCAAAGTCTCAGACCGGGCCTCCGACCAGAGCAACTCACGCGCTACTAACAAGTACACTTCAGCATGA